The Candidatus Thorarchaeota archaeon genome window below encodes:
- the rnz gene encoding ribonuclease Z: protein MEVVFLGTGGAIPTEGRKHPAIVVAHQGWNFLLDCGEYAQMQLERAGIGFNKNMVVLVTHLHADHVLGLPGVLLRLSLLGRTRPLMVYGPPGLIEYVRVCQATINLGTRFESTVYGIGAGPVLDIEDVHIRSFEVDHRGYALGYSVTRRRSRGRFLPERATELGVPMGPLWRQLSLGETVTLDSGKTVRPEDVTLEAGLGTKIVYSGDTRPCDTLRDASRDADLLISEAMYTSEHEHLAHERGHMTAAQAASIAAEARVKCLVLTHFSPRYDSVQGAPILEEAREIFPNTLLAHDLMRIKVHDGRACESLSAQSR from the coding sequence TTGGAAGTAGTCTTTCTTGGTACCGGAGGTGCAATACCGACTGAAGGCCGCAAACACCCGGCCATAGTCGTCGCTCACCAGGGCTGGAACTTTCTCCTGGACTGCGGTGAGTATGCGCAGATGCAGCTGGAACGGGCTGGAATCGGCTTCAACAAGAACATGGTCGTACTAGTCACGCATCTGCATGCAGACCATGTGCTCGGTCTACCCGGGGTGTTGCTGAGGCTGTCGCTCTTGGGTCGCACTCGACCTCTGATGGTCTACGGACCACCAGGGCTCATAGAGTATGTGCGCGTGTGTCAGGCGACTATAAACCTCGGTACGAGGTTTGAGAGCACCGTGTATGGGATAGGTGCGGGACCGGTCCTCGACATCGAGGATGTGCACATCAGGTCCTTTGAGGTTGACCACAGAGGATATGCGCTGGGGTATTCGGTGACGCGTCGACGGTCGCGCGGACGCTTTCTCCCTGAGAGAGCCACGGAACTGGGTGTGCCAATGGGCCCGCTCTGGAGACAGCTCTCACTTGGAGAGACCGTGACTCTTGACAGTGGCAAGACGGTCCGTCCAGAGGATGTCACCCTTGAGGCAGGTCTTGGGACCAAGATCGTCTACTCTGGCGACACGCGCCCATGTGACACGCTTCGCGATGCCTCTAGGGATGCTGACCTACTGATATCTGAGGCAATGTACACATCCGAGCATGAACACTTGGCTCACGAACGTGGTCACATGACTGCTGCGCAGGCCGCCAGTATCGCTGCGGAGGCGAGAGTGAAGTGCTTGGTACTGACGCACTTCAGCCCCCGGTACGACTCGGTCCAAGGCGCGCCGATTCTGGAAGAGGCACGGGAGATATTTCCCAACACACTTCTCGCTCACGACCTGATGCGAATCAAGGTCCACGACGGCCGGGCGTGCGAGTCGTTGTCCGCGCAATCACGCTGA
- a CDS encoding FAD-dependent oxidoreductase → MHDLIVVGGGPSGTTCARVARQRGLRVLLITSGPTYERDLRLQVPVSRPALSLMGEQARETTRHLVSEVVVHPPGDGPVSCHRREPLLLADYTHLTEMLLTEAVDAGVELVRRQEVLAVEQLKRGIRVLARGESYQGHLLVGADGVSSVVASCVGARDSWAQSQLIGVRAQQVSAQPATFGGVNAQDESRTSILGLFPQVSNGCHGWTIQSAGRSVRGVFSTTCGKETLCNCWDSFVKRIRSERSVQNGQGGLRDFTLPCCTSGTRVVARRAMLVGSAGAFGSPLTGEDLFYAVSSGRIAAEVAADAADTRDPLYVRVYQDRVNSELVPQQVTTVRLYNELFGSTDSIRRLCDAARGSHTMSQQLGEVFAGTETGDKSLRTLRGMLHIARTTRDESA, encoded by the coding sequence ATGCATGACCTGATTGTAGTGGGCGGCGGGCCTTCGGGAACTACATGTGCCAGGGTAGCCCGCCAGAGAGGGTTGCGGGTCCTGTTGATCACCAGCGGGCCTACATACGAGAGAGACCTGCGTCTACAAGTACCAGTCAGCCGTCCTGCTTTGAGTCTGATGGGCGAACAGGCAAGAGAGACCACGAGACACCTTGTCAGCGAAGTGGTAGTGCACCCACCAGGCGATGGACCTGTGTCGTGTCACAGAAGGGAGCCACTACTGCTTGCAGACTACACACATCTCACGGAGATGCTTCTCACAGAAGCAGTGGACGCGGGGGTTGAGCTTGTGAGAAGACAGGAGGTGCTTGCAGTGGAACAGCTGAAGAGGGGCATAAGAGTACTGGCGCGAGGAGAGTCATACCAAGGACACCTTCTTGTTGGGGCAGATGGAGTCAGTAGTGTGGTTGCCTCATGTGTCGGTGCGAGGGACTCTTGGGCGCAGAGTCAGCTCATTGGAGTCAGAGCGCAACAGGTGAGCGCGCAGCCTGCCACATTCGGTGGAGTGAATGCGCAAGACGAGTCGAGGACTTCTATTCTGGGGCTGTTCCCACAGGTCTCCAATGGTTGTCATGGGTGGACGATTCAGTCGGCAGGCAGGTCAGTCAGGGGAGTCTTTTCAACAACCTGCGGGAAGGAGACCCTCTGCAATTGCTGGGACTCCTTCGTAAAGCGCATTCGCAGTGAGAGGAGTGTTCAAAATGGGCAGGGTGGGTTGCGCGACTTCACACTGCCGTGTTGCACATCGGGCACAAGAGTTGTCGCTCGAAGAGCAATGCTGGTCGGGAGCGCGGGGGCGTTCGGGTCGCCTCTGACAGGAGAGGACTTGTTCTACGCTGTCTCTTCCGGCCGAATAGCGGCCGAGGTGGCCGCTGACGCAGCAGACACGAGGGACCCGCTATATGTGAGAGTGTATCAAGACAGGGTGAATAGTGAGTTGGTACCTCAGCAGGTGACCACGGTCAGGCTCTACAACGAACTGTTCGGCTCCACCGATAGCATCAGAAGGCTGTGTGATGCTGCCCGCGGCAGTCACACCATGTCACAGCAGCTGGGAGAGGTCTTCGCAGGGACTGAAACGGGGGATAAGAGCCTGAGGACACTCCGTGGTATGCTGCATATTGCCCGGACTACGAGAGATGAGTCAGCGTGA
- a CDS encoding DUF1743 domain-containing protein has product MDEMISVGLDDIDSPSGGCTTHFATLLVEQLEEAGVTWCDYPNLIRLNPNIPFRTRGNGAVCLRFRSQAVNEQELTEMVASMLDVYVKTDYPNTNPGVVVVRGGVPEDVVRFAETAVWRAVPIPLAIRIIKKHSAQSLSRGNGRGLVGAVAAVGNLLLEDHTYEYIAYRTADQHEAERHIDHESVRRMDRVFSQGTFSNVDEETGTLMIAPHGPDPVLFGIRGESPDLVVEAARMVRLNVDVDRWAVFRTNQGTGAHLRHNVTVDCLRPYMSASVTGRVASKPRVIEGGHVLFSVTDASGSIDCAAYEPSGSFRDVVLQLTENDTVTVQGGVRPASRTHGMTVNIEGLEVISLSNNIAVRNPLCPDCGRRMKSAGRAKGYKCEHCGHRSREMSKQEVELARTLTPGLYLPPTRAQRHLTRPERRLYSTNAGRRQTLISVWHGRRTDTERALPPDRGH; this is encoded by the coding sequence ATGGACGAGATGATCAGTGTCGGTCTTGATGACATCGACAGTCCTAGCGGAGGGTGTACAACCCACTTCGCAACACTCCTTGTCGAGCAGCTGGAAGAGGCGGGAGTCACATGGTGCGACTATCCCAACCTCATACGGCTCAATCCCAACATCCCATTCAGGACACGGGGCAACGGAGCAGTATGTCTCCGGTTCCGTTCCCAGGCAGTCAATGAACAAGAACTGACTGAAATGGTCGCATCGATGCTGGACGTCTATGTGAAGACAGACTATCCTAACACAAACCCCGGGGTGGTTGTTGTCAGAGGGGGTGTACCAGAGGACGTGGTCCGTTTTGCAGAGACCGCTGTGTGGAGGGCAGTACCAATCCCCCTTGCCATCCGGATAATCAAGAAGCACTCGGCACAGAGCCTGTCCAGAGGCAACGGTCGGGGTCTTGTCGGAGCGGTCGCGGCAGTAGGGAACCTGCTCCTTGAGGACCACACCTATGAGTACATTGCGTATCGGACAGCAGACCAACATGAGGCAGAGCGTCACATAGACCACGAGTCGGTCCGCAGGATGGACAGGGTATTCTCGCAGGGCACGTTCTCGAACGTTGACGAAGAAACAGGCACTCTTATGATCGCACCGCATGGACCAGACCCCGTTCTCTTCGGGATAAGAGGAGAGTCACCGGACTTGGTCGTAGAGGCTGCGAGAATGGTGCGTCTGAACGTGGACGTGGACCGATGGGCGGTGTTCCGGACCAATCAGGGAACCGGGGCACATCTGCGACACAATGTGACTGTTGATTGTCTGAGACCATACATGTCAGCGAGTGTGACCGGCAGGGTCGCCTCCAAACCGCGAGTCATTGAGGGAGGGCATGTCCTGTTCTCTGTTACCGACGCATCGGGCAGCATCGACTGTGCGGCATACGAACCCAGTGGCAGCTTCAGGGACGTGGTGCTACAGCTGACGGAGAACGACACTGTGACAGTGCAGGGTGGAGTCAGACCCGCCTCCAGAACACACGGGATGACTGTGAACATCGAGGGGCTGGAGGTGATTAGTCTGTCGAACAACATAGCTGTGAGGAATCCCCTGTGTCCAGACTGCGGGCGGAGAATGAAGAGTGCCGGGAGGGCGAAGGGATACAAATGCGAGCACTGTGGGCACAGGTCCAGAGAGATGAGCAAGCAGGAGGTGGAGTTGGCTCGAACACTCACTCCGGGACTGTATCTGCCACCCACTAGAGCACAGAGGCATCTGACCAGACCAGAGAGAAGACTGTATAGTACAAATGCAGGCAGGCGTCAGACACTCATCTCAGTCTGGCACGGCCGCCGCACAGACACAGAACGCGCTCTGCCCCCAGACCGCGGTCACTAG
- a CDS encoding 30S ribosomal protein S4, protein MGDPRRQKQKYAKPKRPFETERFEQELELLGSYGLRNKREIWRHRAELSNYRRQARRLQALPPADRVEEEKTLLDKVVRFGLLKSERSLEGILDLTLRDMLERRLQTIVFRKGYASSMYHARQLIVHGHVALDQARVRTPSRIISLAEESRLSLSPRSPLNDPSHPARIAASAAAERASMVEPEPREEEPGRRREARLDMDEDEREPVVAYDSSDLGPEDERI, encoded by the coding sequence ATGGGAGATCCACGTCGACAGAAGCAGAAGTACGCAAAACCGAAGCGACCCTTCGAAACCGAGCGGTTCGAGCAGGAGCTGGAGCTTCTCGGTTCCTATGGCCTGAGGAACAAGAGGGAGATCTGGCGGCACAGGGCAGAGTTGTCCAACTATAGGCGACAGGCTCGCAGGTTACAGGCTCTCCCACCGGCTGACAGAGTCGAAGAAGAGAAGACACTTCTTGACAAGGTCGTCCGTTTCGGCCTTCTCAAGAGCGAGCGAAGTCTAGAGGGCATCCTTGACCTCACGCTCAGGGATATGCTTGAGCGAAGACTGCAGACCATTGTCTTCAGGAAGGGCTACGCAAGCTCAATGTACCACGCCCGTCAACTCATCGTCCATGGGCATGTGGCACTTGATCAGGCACGTGTTCGTACTCCCAGCAGAATCATCTCCTTGGCTGAGGAATCGCGTCTGAGCCTCTCGCCAAGGTCTCCACTGAATGACCCATCACATCCAGCCCGAATAGCAGCATCAGCTGCAGCAGAACGCGCGTCCATGGTCGAACCAGAACCTAGGGAGGAGGAACCCGGTCGACGTCGTGAAGCTCGGCTTGACATGGATGAGGACGAGAGAGAACCAGTTGTAGCATATGATAGTTCCGACCTTGGTCCGGAGGATGAGCGAATATGA
- a CDS encoding 30S ribosomal protein S13, producing MSEPEYRYIVRVMSRDIDGQENLLQGLTHITGVGLKISRAVLSQLKLNPASRMGYLSDADIARIEELLQDVTRAGFPDWYVNRPRDRMTGKNVHLTGADLDFIQRNDIDRMKRMRSWRGIRHSYGLRVRGQHTKTTGRGGPAVGVSRKKD from the coding sequence ATGTCTGAGCCTGAATACAGATACATTGTTCGTGTGATGTCCAGAGACATTGATGGTCAGGAGAACCTCCTTCAAGGACTCACACATATTACGGGCGTTGGTCTCAAGATTTCACGAGCTGTCCTCTCACAGCTGAAACTGAACCCAGCAAGTAGAATGGGCTATCTCTCGGACGCCGACATCGCAAGGATAGAGGAACTGCTCCAAGACGTGACAAGGGCGGGTTTCCCTGACTGGTACGTCAATAGGCCTCGTGACAGAATGACTGGCAAGAATGTACATCTGACGGGCGCCGACTTGGACTTCATCCAGAGGAACGACATAGACCGCATGAAACGAATGAGGTCTTGGCGTGGCATCAGGCACTCCTACGGTCTGAGAGTCCGAGGACAGCACACCAAAACCACTGGTCGTGGCGGTCCTGCAGTCGGAGTGTCAAGAAAGAAGGATTAG
- a CDS encoding asparaginase — protein sequence MSQTEKAQVCLIATGGTISSIYDTSTHSIRPGLSVDSLLENLPKGWRNVAVEKRQVLQLDSANAQPHHWQQIAGAIKEVNDTMPYLDGIVVTHGTDTMVYSASAVCFMVQDFGKPIVFTGAQISGDLPWSDGPRNLLDAIRVAAFGNLGETCLVFNGEIHKPTRAKKVRSNAFDAFDSVDPYPLGVLTRDIVLYEGYRRRHNLVPRFDTRLDNNVFLLKVFPGMSPSIIQKIVDLGYHGLVIEGFGSGNIPSEERSLKGAIRQAVNAGCVVVITSQCAFGQADLSLYEVGRAALDAGAISGYDMTSEAALVKLAWVLGHTRDEATVKSMMHTNYVGEFSLEPSE from the coding sequence GTGTCACAGACCGAGAAAGCGCAAGTGTGCCTTATTGCAACTGGTGGTACTATCAGCAGCATCTATGATACCAGTACACACAGTATTCGCCCCGGCCTGTCGGTTGACAGTCTACTTGAGAATCTCCCCAAGGGGTGGAGAAACGTCGCGGTTGAGAAGCGCCAGGTCTTACAGCTTGACTCTGCAAACGCCCAGCCGCATCACTGGCAGCAGATTGCAGGTGCCATCAAGGAAGTGAATGACACCATGCCCTATCTGGATGGCATTGTGGTCACTCATGGCACAGACACCATGGTGTACTCCGCCTCTGCTGTCTGTTTCATGGTACAGGACTTTGGAAAGCCCATCGTCTTCACGGGCGCTCAGATATCGGGTGACCTTCCGTGGAGCGACGGTCCTCGAAACCTCCTAGATGCAATTCGCGTTGCTGCATTTGGCAACTTGGGCGAGACCTGTCTGGTCTTCAACGGCGAGATCCACAAGCCCACAAGGGCAAAGAAGGTCCGTTCAAATGCTTTCGACGCGTTTGACTCGGTCGACCCGTATCCTCTCGGAGTGCTGACTCGCGACATAGTCCTCTACGAGGGCTATCGTAGGCGCCACAACCTTGTGCCTCGCTTTGATACTCGTCTTGACAATAACGTCTTCCTTCTGAAGGTTTTTCCCGGGATGTCTCCAAGCATAATTCAGAAGATTGTAGACTTGGGGTACCACGGACTGGTCATCGAGGGCTTCGGTTCTGGCAACATCCCGTCGGAGGAGCGGTCGTTGAAGGGGGCCATACGCCAAGCCGTGAATGCAGGGTGTGTTGTTGTGATAACTTCTCAGTGTGCCTTCGGACAGGCTGACCTGTCGCTCTATGAAGTTGGTCGAGCCGCCCTGGATGCAGGTGCAATCAGTGGCTATGACATGACCTCTGAGGCTGCTCTTGTGAAGCTGGCGTGGGTACTCGGCCACACACGAGATGAAGCGACAGTGAAGTCGATGATGCACACCAACTATGTCGGGGAGTTCTCGCTAGAGCCATCCGAATAG
- a CDS encoding 30S ribosomal protein S11 encodes MSEETPKWGIAHIFASYNDTICHITDLSGAETIARVSGGMVVKADRNESSPHAAMQAAFQAAREAKDKGLYGIHIRVRAPGGSGPKTPGPGAQAAIRALSRAGLRIGLIDEVTPLPHDGTRKAGGRRGRRA; translated from the coding sequence ATGAGCGAAGAAACGCCGAAGTGGGGCATAGCGCACATCTTTGCGTCGTATAACGACACCATCTGTCACATAACGGACTTGTCTGGCGCAGAGACAATCGCCCGTGTGTCTGGTGGCATGGTGGTCAAAGCTGATCGAAACGAGTCATCACCCCATGCTGCAATGCAAGCCGCCTTCCAGGCGGCACGGGAGGCGAAAGACAAGGGCCTGTATGGGATTCACATCCGGGTCAGAGCCCCGGGTGGTAGCGGGCCTAAGACACCGGGTCCCGGTGCCCAGGCTGCGATCCGTGCACTCAGCCGAGCTGGTCTGAGAATCGGGCTTATCGACGAGGTCACACCCCTCCCTCATGACGGTACCAGAAAGGCCGGCGGACGACGCGGCCGGCGAGCATGA